One segment of Elusimicrobiota bacterium DNA contains the following:
- a CDS encoding ferritin-like domain-containing protein, translated as MAAKSDPKQAVIEVLNKARADELAAIFQYMSQHYALADGDYGQVAAPVKRVAIDEMRHAELLAERIYELGGVPVAAPSMATKKSQSIGEAMDYDVELEEKAIADYNAFHQVCVEARDNISAKLVELIMTEEQEHLNYFQNVDRHIRELGPAYLAQIAGGVNDVPASAMGFVANKAAGKATAQP; from the coding sequence ATGGCAGCGAAGAGCGATCCCAAGCAGGCCGTCATCGAAGTCCTCAACAAGGCCCGGGCCGACGAGCTCGCGGCGATCTTCCAGTACATGTCCCAGCACTACGCGCTGGCCGACGGCGACTACGGGCAGGTCGCCGCTCCCGTCAAGCGCGTCGCCATCGACGAGATGCGCCACGCCGAGCTGCTCGCCGAGCGCATCTACGAGCTGGGCGGCGTCCCCGTGGCCGCCCCCTCGATGGCGACGAAGAAGAGCCAGAGCATCGGCGAGGCGATGGACTACGACGTCGAGCTCGAGGAGAAGGCCATCGCGGACTACAACGCCTTCCACCAGGTCTGCGTCGAGGCCCGCGACAACATCAGCGCCAAGCTCGTCGAGCTGATCATGACCGAGGAGCAGGAGCACCTGAACTACTTCCAGAACGTGGACCGCCACATCCGCGAGCTCGGGCCGGCCTACCTGGCCCAGATCGCCGGAGGCGTCAACGACGTGCCCGCCAGCGCGATGGGCTTCGTGGCGAACAAAGCCGCAGGGAAAGCGACGGCGCAGCCGTAG
- a CDS encoding putative glycoside hydrolase codes for MLALLALSAVLSTAPAAGVPVSSGTAPAAAAQDISGDEPAPSTTAQAPVALSAQTTTAVTAPETPPSSVPAAATEKKDGKTAARKEPEPDPDIASSVAISSGPAMRAVHLTAWVAGAPKSRRAFLDKLKGTVVNTVVVPLKETDGRVYVPGVKSAAEYGTYEAAIPDPEALLRDLRAQNLKAVARIVVFRDELLSRKHPEWAVRNPEGGVWRNQNRAAWMDPYRKVVWDYNLDLAVRAAELGFDEIQFDYIRFPTEGNTRACRYVRSDHSRNSAISNLVEFLRHARRRIDPTGKPISIAVFGMTTTSKDDMGIGQEIDRLAPLVDYISPMMYPSHYYKGEYGLASPNREPYKIIHRGLRDAKSRLKEQAPKLRPYLQDFSLFGVRYGPQQVKAQILAAHLQGVESWILWNASNNYTWSVLTPQYLGLPPTTSAQ; via the coding sequence ATGCTCGCCCTCCTCGCTCTTTCCGCCGTCCTTTCGACCGCCCCCGCCGCGGGCGTCCCCGTCTCGAGCGGCACCGCTCCGGCGGCCGCGGCGCAGGACATCAGCGGGGACGAGCCCGCCCCTTCCACGACGGCGCAGGCCCCGGTCGCACTCTCCGCGCAGACCACGACGGCGGTCACCGCTCCCGAAACGCCGCCGTCCAGCGTCCCGGCGGCCGCGACGGAGAAGAAGGACGGGAAGACGGCCGCGCGCAAGGAGCCCGAACCCGACCCCGACATCGCGTCCTCGGTGGCCATCTCGAGCGGCCCGGCGATGCGTGCGGTGCACCTGACGGCCTGGGTCGCCGGTGCGCCGAAGTCCCGCCGGGCTTTCCTCGACAAGCTCAAGGGCACGGTGGTCAACACCGTGGTCGTGCCGCTCAAGGAGACCGACGGCCGCGTCTACGTCCCCGGGGTGAAGAGCGCCGCGGAATACGGAACCTACGAGGCCGCCATCCCCGACCCCGAAGCCCTGCTCCGCGACCTGCGCGCGCAGAACCTCAAGGCCGTCGCGCGCATCGTGGTCTTCAGGGACGAACTGCTCTCCCGCAAGCACCCCGAGTGGGCCGTGCGCAATCCCGAGGGCGGCGTCTGGCGCAACCAGAACCGCGCCGCCTGGATGGACCCGTACCGCAAGGTCGTCTGGGACTACAACCTCGATCTCGCCGTGCGCGCCGCCGAGCTCGGCTTCGATGAGATCCAGTTCGACTACATCCGCTTCCCCACGGAGGGGAACACGCGCGCCTGCCGCTACGTGCGTTCGGACCACTCGCGGAACTCGGCCATCAGCAACCTCGTCGAGTTCCTGCGCCACGCCCGCCGCCGCATCGACCCGACCGGGAAGCCGATCTCCATCGCGGTCTTCGGCATGACCACGACCTCCAAAGACGACATGGGCATCGGCCAGGAGATCGACCGCCTCGCCCCGCTCGTCGACTACATCAGCCCGATGATGTACCCCTCGCACTACTACAAGGGGGAGTACGGGCTCGCGAGCCCGAACCGGGAGCCCTACAAGATCATCCACCGCGGGCTGCGCGACGCGAAGTCGCGGCTCAAGGAGCAGGCCCCCAAGCTCCGTCCCTATCTCCAGGATTTCTCCCTCTTCGGCGTCCGCTACGGACCCCAGCAGGTGAAGGCGCAGATCCTCGCCGCGCACCTGCAGGGCGTCGAGAGCTGGATCCTCTGGAATGCGAGCAACAACTACACCTGGTCCGTGCTGACGCCGCAGTACCTGGGACTGCCTCCGACGACGTCTGCGCAGTAG